Proteins encoded in a region of the Psychromicrobium lacuslunae genome:
- the valS gene encoding valine--tRNA ligase — protein sequence MAENIPGIDTPANPTSTVPDKPALEGLENKLSARWREQGTYKFDTETSREQVFSIDTPPPTASGSLHVGHMFSYTQTDVIARYQRMRGKNVFYPLGWDDNGLPTERRVQNYYGVRCNPSIAYDPDFTPPAEPAKNERDFIQISRRNFIELCEELAIDDEKVFEDLFSTLGLSVDWSLTYRTIDDASRAISQRAFLANLAAGDAYMAEAPTLWDVTFRTAVAQAELEDRERPGAFHRVAFHRPGGEPVYIETTRPELIPAAVALVAHPDDERYQPLFGTKVTSPLFGVELEVKAHPLAKPDKGSGLVMVCTFGDLTDVTWWRELQLPTRPIVGRDGRIVAETPSWISGEGVAHYEALAGKTTFSAKETIVQQLRDSGDLDGEPKPIIHPVNFYEKGDKPLEVVTSRQWYIRNGGRDAERRERLIERGKDVEFHPSFMRARYENWVEGLNGDWLVSRQRFFGVPIPAWYPLDASGEPDYDHPILPADDALPVDPAAEPAPGYAETQRDQPGGFTGDPDVLDTWATSSLTPQLVGGWSRDEKLFNSVFPFDMRPQAHEIIRTWLFSSMVRADALQGKAPWRHAPISGWVLDPDRKKMSKSKGNVVVPTDTLDQFGADAVRYWAASARLGVDTAFDTGQIKIGRRLAIKLLNASKFVLNLGATEQNVISESNLSVLSNPLDRALLAQLAEVVEQASTAFDGYDYARALQISESFFWSFTDDYVELIKDRAYGASGETEQASVLAALATTLDTLLRLFAPFIPFATEEVWSWWRTGSVHQASWPAAVQVVDGDTKMLSTLGSALSGIRKAKSEAKVKQRTEVLSARVSAPATELERLRNGLVDLKAAANARELELVNGDELAVADVVLAEAEEAAQA from the coding sequence CCGAGACTTCTCGTGAGCAGGTCTTCTCGATCGATACACCGCCGCCGACCGCTTCCGGTTCACTGCACGTCGGTCACATGTTCTCTTACACCCAGACCGACGTGATTGCTCGCTACCAGCGGATGCGCGGTAAGAATGTTTTCTATCCCCTGGGTTGGGACGATAACGGCCTGCCCACCGAGCGCCGCGTGCAGAATTACTATGGCGTGCGCTGCAACCCATCCATTGCTTACGACCCTGACTTCACTCCCCCAGCCGAGCCAGCTAAAAACGAGCGAGACTTCATTCAGATCTCTCGTCGCAACTTCATCGAGCTCTGTGAAGAACTCGCCATCGACGACGAAAAGGTCTTTGAGGACCTCTTCAGCACGCTGGGCTTATCGGTTGATTGGTCGCTGACCTATCGCACCATCGATGACGCCTCCCGGGCGATCAGCCAGCGCGCGTTCTTGGCGAACCTCGCTGCCGGCGACGCCTATATGGCTGAGGCACCCACGCTCTGGGACGTCACCTTCCGCACCGCGGTAGCGCAAGCAGAACTTGAGGATCGGGAACGCCCGGGCGCCTTCCATCGGGTGGCTTTCCATCGCCCCGGTGGCGAGCCGGTCTACATTGAAACCACTCGCCCCGAACTCATTCCGGCCGCAGTTGCACTGGTCGCCCACCCCGACGACGAGCGGTATCAGCCACTCTTCGGCACTAAAGTCACTTCCCCGCTGTTCGGCGTCGAACTCGAGGTAAAGGCACACCCCTTGGCCAAGCCAGATAAGGGTTCTGGCCTGGTCATGGTGTGTACTTTCGGCGACCTGACCGATGTCACTTGGTGGCGCGAACTGCAACTTCCCACTCGCCCCATCGTCGGCCGTGACGGCCGGATTGTGGCGGAGACGCCGAGCTGGATTAGCGGCGAAGGCGTGGCACATTACGAGGCTCTGGCTGGCAAAACCACCTTCAGCGCCAAGGAGACAATTGTTCAGCAACTGCGCGACAGTGGGGACCTGGACGGCGAGCCCAAGCCCATTATCCACCCGGTGAACTTCTACGAAAAGGGCGATAAGCCGCTCGAGGTAGTCACCAGCCGCCAGTGGTACATCCGCAATGGTGGCCGCGACGCCGAGCGCCGTGAACGACTCATCGAACGCGGTAAAGATGTGGAGTTCCACCCTTCATTTATGCGGGCTCGCTATGAGAACTGGGTCGAGGGACTCAACGGCGATTGGCTAGTTTCTCGGCAACGGTTCTTCGGCGTACCGATTCCGGCTTGGTATCCCCTGGACGCTTCGGGAGAGCCGGATTACGATCACCCGATCCTGCCAGCGGATGACGCTCTCCCAGTCGACCCCGCCGCCGAGCCCGCGCCAGGTTATGCCGAAACGCAACGCGATCAACCCGGCGGATTCACCGGTGATCCAGATGTGCTCGACACTTGGGCGACGTCCTCACTGACCCCCCAGTTGGTGGGCGGCTGGAGCCGTGACGAAAAGCTCTTCAACAGTGTGTTCCCCTTTGACATGCGACCACAGGCTCACGAGATCATCCGAACCTGGCTGTTCTCCTCGATGGTGCGTGCCGATGCTCTTCAAGGCAAAGCACCTTGGCGACACGCGCCGATTTCCGGCTGGGTGCTCGACCCGGACCGGAAGAAGATGTCGAAGTCAAAGGGCAATGTGGTGGTGCCAACCGATACCCTCGACCAGTTCGGCGCCGATGCGGTGCGTTACTGGGCCGCCTCAGCTCGTTTGGGCGTCGACACCGCCTTTGATACCGGTCAGATTAAGATCGGCCGACGGCTCGCGATCAAACTGCTCAACGCCTCAAAGTTTGTCCTAAATCTTGGCGCCACCGAGCAAAACGTGATCTCCGAATCGAATCTCTCAGTACTGAGTAATCCCTTGGATCGGGCGCTGCTGGCACAGTTGGCGGAGGTCGTGGAACAGGCCTCGACGGCGTTCGACGGCTATGACTATGCTCGGGCGCTGCAGATCTCCGAGAGCTTCTTCTGGTCGTTCACCGACGATTATGTCGAACTGATCAAGGACCGAGCCTACGGTGCCTCCGGTGAGACAGAGCAAGCCAGCGTTCTGGCGGCTCTGGCCACCACTCTGGATACCCTGCTTCGGCTGTTCGCGCCCTTCATTCCGTTCGCCACCGAAGAAGTGTGGTCCTGGTGGCGGACCGGATCGGTGCACCAGGCGAGCTGGCCAGCGGCCGTCCAGGTGGTGGATGGCGACACCAAAATGCTCAGCACCTTGGGCAGCGCGCTGAGCGGCATCCGCAAGGCCAAATCCGAGGCTAAGGTCAAGCAACGCACCGAAGTACTGAGTGCCCGGGTGAGCGCTCCGGCCACTGAACTGGAACGGCTCCGCAACGGTCTGGTTGATCTCAAGGCAGCGGCTAATGCCCGCGAGCTCGAACTGGTTAATGGCGATGAGCTCGCCGTCGCTGACGTCGTGCTCGCCGAGGCTGAGGAAGCCGCCCAAGCCTAG